In Kineococcus rhizosphaerae, the genomic stretch CCGTTGCCGGTCCTGGTCTGGGCCCACGGCGGTGGCTATGTCCTCGGCGCGCCGTCCACCGATCAGCCGCTCGTCGACCACTGGGCCTCCGCCGTCGAGTGTCTGGTCGTCTCCGTCGGCTACCGCCTCGCGCCAGAGGCAACCGGGACGAGCGCCGTCGAAGATTGCTACGCGACCCTCCGATGGGCGGCCGAGAACGCCGGACGCCTCAACGCGGACTCCGACCGGTTGGCCGTCGGGGGCGAGAGTGCCGGTGGTGGCCTCGCCGCCGCCCTCGCCCTGATGGTCCGCGACCGGGGAGAGCACGAACTTCGCTTCCAGTACCTTGATGAACCTATGCTGGACGACCGCACCGTCACCCGCGCTGTCCCCAACCCGCACACCGGCAAGTTCGTGTGGACGCCCGAGGCCAACCGTTTTGGGTGGCAATCGTTGCTGGGGCCAGACACTACTCCCGGAGCGCCGGGGATCCCGGCGTACCTGGCCGCGGCACGGGCTGAGGACGTCGCCGGTCTACCGGCCACGTACATCGACGTGGGGACCCTGGACCTCTTCCTGGAAGAAGGCGTCGAGTACGCCCGACGTCTGCTGGCTGCGGGTGTTCCTGTAGAACTCCACGTGTACCCTGGCGCGTTTCACGGTTACTGGGTCGCCCAGGAGTCGCTCGTTTCTCGGAGGCATCTGAGCCACGCCGTCGA encodes the following:
- a CDS encoding alpha/beta hydrolase; this encodes MASIDCSPDLAAVDPELQELLAQLTAYTFTDADLGPVRAAEEAPLPVRFSPADAVRSWAEEVILHDRVVPVRITRPAAAPGEAPLPVLVWAHGGGYVLGAPSTDQPLVDHWASAVECLVVSVGYRLAPEATGTSAVEDCYATLRWAAENAGRLNADSDRLAVGGESAGGGLAAALALMVRDRGEHELRFQYLDEPMLDDRTVTRAVPNPHTGKFVWTPEANRFGWQSLLGPDTTPGAPGIPAYLAAARAEDVAGLPATYIDVGTLDLFLEEGVEYARRLLAAGVPVELHVYPGAFHGYWVAQESLVSRRHLSHAVDFMRRFFGLPAVY